DNA from Thermococcus argininiproducens:
TCTAAACATTTCCTTTGACAGTCTGTTTCAGAGGATAATCCCACTTGAAAAGCTCGGCACTTACAAAGGAATTTTTGATTCATTGGCTACCCTTATAATCCCACTATCACAGCTGACTTTTGCATGGCTGATTGAGCATGAGATTGGTGTTTTAGCGCTGGCTGCTGGGGTGTTTGGACTTGGTGTTTTGAGTACAATGGGCTTTTTCATCTTGATATATAGCACCAAAAAGATGGGTTTCACAAAAGAGAAAGCGTGAGCAGAACATTAAAATAGTGGTTCAAGTGAAAACCTTTTCCATCCACTCAGCTTTACCGATTTTCTTAAATCCTTTTTCCTCTAAAATCTTCCAATCGTTCATCCAGACCTAGAGAAATAATCTTTTTCCGATTTTTCTGGCAAGGCACTCAGCAACTTTCACAATTCTTCTGTTGAGGCTCTTCCCATAGACAACGGTATTTACACAGCTTCCTTCATCAGCAAGAAGTATTGTATCCACCTCTACATCCTTCTCGCACCCAAAGAACATGAATGTGAGCTTTCCCATTGAATGGCAAAAGTTCAATCTCCCCTTTATCCTCGTAAAGAAATATGTCCTCACCAGAGTTCCTGATGGCTTTTAGGTAAACTTCAAAGTTTTCCCATGGAGGTTCTCCAGCCTGTATTTTTTCAAACTATTCTCATCTTCAATTCTTGCTCTCCTTATCATCAAAAAAGCTTAAATCCAACACCTTAAAAATATTTTTAGCAAGAAGAAACGAATTAAAAGCAAATAAAGCATGTTAAGATTACTCCTCCAGAAACTTCTGCACCTTTTCAACCTTCTCTTCTATGCTGTTGATTTTCCTTTCAATCTCCTCAAGCCTTGAATTCAGCGACGAGATTTCACTTGAAAGCTTCAGCTCTTCCCGGTCATAGAGGGAATAGCCCACGGAAAATGATGCCCCAATAGCCATAAGGTACAGTAACAGTGCAATTCCCAGGTTTAGATAACTGGTTCCGCCCTTCAGGATTATCACCGCAGATATCACAGTGGCAGCCAACCAGCTTGCTAAAATAACAACATCTTTGGTTCTCATTCCACCACCTCCTTCAAGATATCAGGTGAGAGATGGAGGTCGAAAGGTACAAGCTCATAAAATCTCAGAGCTTTTCCCCTTTCCTCATCAAGCACAACCTTGCTCTTGACGATTCCTGCCGCTTTGAGCTTTTTGAGGTGAACTTTTGCAAGAGCTCTATTTATCTCAAGAGCATTAGCTATCTCATTTAAGTACATGGCCCTATTTTCTCTGGCAAGGAGGCTAACTATCCTCAGTCGCAAGGGGTGTCCTAGTGCGTCAAGTTTCTTGGCAAGTCTTTCAATATCTTGAGCCACTGTTATCACTTAATAACATGTAATCAAATTATTACTTAAATTTTTTGGTGACTGAACAAGTGGGAGTCTCCACCCCTTAAAATCCCAAGGCCCTAACTATCACTTAGTGGCCCATGACATATTTATTCTAGCAATATGTAAACTAAAAGAACACTAAATTGTCAATTCTGATTATTTTTGAGCACTAATTAGTTCTACTTTGACCATGCTACTATCAATTGGTGAGGACAATGTTTGATTGTGAGTGTTGGAAGTTTTGGAAAAAAGTGAGTCGAGATGATCCGAGGATAGTAAAAGCATGGGCAATTAAAGACGCGATAGATTTTAGAACTAGGATTATTTAAAGGCTTTTTTAATTTTTTATACTCCTATTTCTCTAGATAAGAACCTTCTCTGAACCTTTTCACTCCTCAGCTCTCTAAGTGTTTCCGTGGCAATGTATCTTGCACTTTTTGTTCCCAATTTTTTAATTTCCTCAGCCAGTCCAATGGCTTTTTTGTTCAAATACAAGTTCCTCTTTCCAATTTGTCTCAACACCCAGCTTACAGCTTTCTTGACATAGTTTCTCTCGTCCTTAGCACCCTCGAAGATGTAGGGGAAGAACTTCTCAAACTTTTCATCACTTGCCTTTTTGTCGCTAATAGCTAATTTTGCCATTAAAGCAAAGCCTGCCCTCCGCACAAACTCCTCTTCTCTTTGACTCCACTCAATGGCCTTTTTATATGCAAATTTCGTTCTCCAAAAAAGGTTCATAACACATTGGTCACACAAGTCCCAGTTGTCAAAGTCCTTGACCCAGTACTCCATTAAGTCTTCATCAACTTTCTCGGGCTCAGCAATCATGCTCGCCAAAATTCGCGCTTCGTGGATGTTGGATTCCCACAGCTTCAAGGCAAGCTCATGGTCTGTGCCAATTTTCCTTGCCAGCTCTCTCAGCTTTGGCTTAGGGACCCCTAAAATTTTGGAGGAAGAGGTTATGCCAAATCTCTTCATGCCTTCAACATTTCTTTTATCTCCTAAAGATGCCAAAATATCCAGGATATCCTCTATCATTATCATACCCCGTCGTAGAGTCCTGCCAAAAGTATTTAAATTTCACGATAAATCTCAAGAAGGTGCTTCCAATGCGCTGGAGTGAAATCCCCCGCGATGCTAAAGCCTACATGCTATACCATACAATCATAGCTCCACAGCTCATAGTTTGGACACTTTTACCTCTCTACATGATGTACTCCGGTTACTCGGTTCTTGAGGTTGGAGCCTTCTTTACAATCGTTAATATCATCGCTATTCCGCTCACCTATCTCCTTGGCAGGGCCTTCAACCACTGGGACATAAAGAAGGGACTCATCGTCATAGATGCTCTAGATGGCATAGCTTACCTTCTGTATGGTTTCTCAAAAGGAGTTATAGCACCGTTCATGCTCTTTGCTGGCAGAACGTTTGAAAAGCTCTCCACGGTTCTTTACCCCCTTTATCGGGCCTACGAGCAGATAATCTATCCTCAAGATAAGTACGAGGAGATATTCGCGTGGCACTTGCGCCTACCTGAAATAAGCAGGCTTATAACATTTCCAATCCTAGGATACATCTTCGGTTATGTCTGGAATACTGCTGATCATTATAGGCTTGCCTTTCTTTTCTTCGGCCTGCTCTCAATTCCCACAATAGCCTACATCTGGCTCTTTCTTCCTTCGGTTAGAAAAGAGGAAAGAATAACTCCCGAAGAGTTCACGTTCAAAGTAAGTGAGTTTAAGCTTCTGTTAATCTTTGAAACACTACTAACCCTAGCATGGGCACTTGCTCCAGAGATAGTTTTAATTAACTACGTTGTCTTTGTGCTACATAAGACCATCTTCGAGGTAACACTAATAGCCCTCGCAACAAGTTTAGCCTCGATCATCGCCACCTATGTTAGTGAGAGGATTCCAAAAGAGAAGGGATTTCAAGTCATTGGTTTTGGGATGTTCCTTAGTGCAGTTTATGCCCTCGTCATGACGCTCTCGCCACCCTTCTGGTTAGCATTGTTGGTTTATGCCATTGGGGACTTTGGAGATATTCTTTGGTTCCCCTTTTATCGCTCCTGGATGTTCAAACTCATTCCCAAGGAAAGGGCCAGTGAGTTCCATGCGGCGATAACGAGCTATCGCAGACTGATTGGGCTTTTTACACCTTTTATTGCTGGAGCACTAGCATCTTTACACGCGACCTTACCCTACACAGCAAGTCTTGTGCTTTTCATAGTAACTGGCTTGATATTCATCAGGCTCAGCAGGCCCAAGGCTTAATCATCAATACATACGCTATGAAAAACCAGGTGATAATAACAGGAACCAAGTCAAAAAGTTGTTTTTCATAATGCCTCCGCTGGAGAAGAAAGCTAAGGCCTGTGGAAAGTGCAAGAGTATAAAGGATCATAAGTTCGCTACCACCTGAAAGTTCGGTGCAAATACTTGGAGGTAGAACAATAAGCCCAAAGAGAAGATGTGACTTTGCATGTTCTCTCGGAATCTCATAACGTTCGACCAAAAAGTAGCCGATCATGAGAGGAAGAATCAAAATTGCCAACGCAAATATCCATGTGGGTGTTATACAATAAAACTCAACACAGGGATCTTTACCAATTTTCTTTGTCGTCATGTAGAGATCTACTATTTTCCAGTTGCCAATACCAAGGTAAGCCTCTACAATGAATATAAAAAGGGAATAGGGTATCATGAGAAGTTTCTTTTTATTCAAGATGACCCCCTCAACACCAGATGTTGCCTCTAATGGGATTACATTTTTCTTTTGAAAGTCTCGCCGTTCACGGCGGGGAGGAGGTTAGCTCAAAACTCAGGGATCCTAATAGGGGCTTGAAGTTCTTTTTCATTCTTTTCTAAATCTGTAGCCAGCATTCTTATTCTCTCAACACCCTTTATCTCTTTAATATACTTCACAACACTCTTTGGTACTAGTTCCTCCCATGGCTCCCCTTCTATCATTCTTCTCCTTATTTCAGTGGCTGAAAGAATGTCTTTTCTAAATATTGGTTGAACCACAACTTTGTATCCTCTTTCTCTAAACAGCTGTGCCACGAGAGAATTCCCCGTAAAGACAACATCAAATTTTGGCACCATAGCCTCAACATATGGAGCCCAGATTGAATTAAAGTTTATATCCGGTAAAGCAACAAGAAAGTACTTTCCTCTTGGGATGTTCTTTTCGTCCAGAGCCCTTATGAGCATTTCCATTCTTTCACTTGCTGTAAATGGATTCTTCAAAGTGTGGCTTACTTGGGCACTTCCGATACCAATTATAACCTCTTCTACTTGTCCAAAGACATATTCCAACGCTTTGAGATGGCCATTATGGACGGGTTGAAATCTACCAACAAAAAGACCCCTCATTTTTATCCCTCCTTATATACCAGCTCTACTTCCACTTCATCCCCCACCCTCAATTCCAGCAATTCAGCAGCCGAACCTTGATTTACAGCTATCTCCAGATAGTCATGACTTCCAGGAAGGGCCAAAAGTTCTCCTGGTTTGACCTTTCCATACGTTTCAAGATAAAGGATTTCCTTTCCTAAGATTTTTATATATTCTGGCTTTCCATAATCCTCAAGGTTGAGGATAATATTTCCAAAATCATCTATATAAATTACTTTCAAGATCCAAAAATTATCCTTTTTCTTTGGTTCTATGTCAAGTTTAACTATTCTTTCAAGGTCAATTTCCTTCCCAAGCCTCGAGGGCTCATATCCCAGATCAAGCAATGCTCCAGCTGGGCCAAAGACATCCCTTCCATGAAAAGTTGAGCTTATAGGCCTCCCAATAATTCCCTCTATCTTTTTGAGATTTATCTCATATGCTGCTTTTGGTTTTATCCACTTAAGAGGAAGAGTAGCAAGCCCATTATCTGGAAGGACTAAAAATTGATCCCCTTCCACTATTATGGCCCTCCTTTCTGTCCCAACACCCGGATCAATAACTCCTATGTGGATTGTGTTTGGTGGGAAATACTTTACAACCTGTTCCATCACAAAAGATCCCTCAAGAATACTATGTCTGGTTATTGAATGAGTGATATCAATTATCCTTGCTTCGGGATTTATCGTTAAAATTGCCCCCTTCATTTCCCCAACATACGGACCTTTAATGCCAAAGTCTGTGGTTAGAGTTATCATTCTGACCACCTAAAGATTATTAAGGTTCATCCTTAAAAGAACTTTGGGGAGAAACATGAGTTATCTAAAGCTTATCCCACTTATCATCATCTTTTTGGTAATCTTTTCCGGGTGTTTGGTTAAAGAACCAGCTAAAGTTGACATAACAGTAGACAAAAGTGTTGTGAAAGAGGGGGATGTTTTTCATTTAATTGTAAGGATTAACAATACAGGAAAGGTTGCGATAACTGGAGTAAACCTATACCTGAGCAATCCTGGGTTTAAAATCCTTCAAGCTCCAAAGTTTAATACTCCCTTAAAGGTTGGAGAAAGTAGAGAGTTCATTTGGATAATAAAAGCTCCCGAAAATCCAAGTAGATATATTCTTAAAGCATCCGTTGAAGTAATCGACGAACTGCAAAGAACATGGGGTGGATTTTACAAAGAATTTATCATGAACATAGTTGAAAAAGAGAGTGAGATACCACTATTAGGAATCTTAAATACTGCGATAGTTTCTCCCACAGAAGTTGAAGGAGGTAAAGAGTTTCAGCTTGAAATACTATTTGAAAACCTCGGAAATGCCCCAGTGACAATCAAAGAAATAACCTTTGACCTTTTAGAAGGGATGGAAATCGTGAAAAGTTCTGATATCCCTGAGAATATACCACCCGGAGAACAACTTAAAGTAATATACATGCTCAAAACCCCCTACATGCCTAAAACAGGGTATATAACCATTTCTATAACGTATAATGAGGGTAATCAGGAAAAAAGAGAATTCAAAAATAGATTCTTAAAAATAGTTTGGACACCTTGGAAGTATGATAAAGAGACGCTTAAACGTGCATACGGAGAAGAATATTACTGGATTGAACTCCAATATCTTGTTGATGGCTATTGGAAAGAGAAGTTTAATTCCTCCTCAGTTGTAGAGATGGAGATTTTAAGAAACATCGCTTTACCCACTGTAGAAGGAGCTAAGTCAGAAATAGAGGCTGCTCAAAAAGTATACAACTTAATAACAGCCAAATATTCCTTAGGAAACCAGACTACCTCACTAAACCCTAGTGTTATTCTTTCCAAGAAAGAAATAAGCCATGAAGAAGCCACAGTACTATTTACAGGAATCTTAAGAGCCCTTAACATTCCCGCTAGGGTTGTTTCACTGTATAATGGAAGTGATTGTACAGAGAATCCAATATCTGAGTTTTACTCAGGAGGAAAATGGCATGTTATTGACTTTAAAAGAGGATTCTTCGGAAGCAGAGAAGAGTATCTAGCAACTCCTTACTTCCCAAAAATCTATCAGATGCTAACTCAAGGACCTTATAACCTAGTGGCTCACGCCCCCGAAGAAATGAAAGGTCATGAGCATATAGACCTAACTCCAGAATATCTTGCTAATATTGAGAATGATTTAAGGGAAATAGTAAATAATAAACTCTCGCCATTATTAAGACCAAGACTCCCAATGGTACTTGTTGATATGAACAAAAACGAGCGTATATTCACACTTTTCCTCTTTGCCTCAGCCCCTGAAAAAGAATTAAATCTTATCTTTCAAAAAACCACCCCTAAGAATCTTGCTAAAAACATAGACGCACTTTATAAGTTTTATAAAGATAAACCATGGCCAGAAGACTTTAAAGAATATTGGGACATCCTAAAGGAGGTGTACAAATGATAGCAATTCTTAGACTTGGACACAGACCAGAACGAGACAAAAGAATGACAACTCACGTAGCCCTAACTGCAAGAGCTTTCGGAGCAGATAAGGTAATAATAGCTGCGGAGAAAGATGAACATGTTTACGAAAGTGTTGTGGATGTTACAAAAAGATGGGGAGGCCCATTTGAAATTGAGTTTGATCCACAGTGGAGACGACTTCTACGAGAATGGAAAGGAAAAATAGTCCACCTGACTATGTATGGAATCCATATAGATGATGCACTCCCAAGAATAAAGGAAGATTTGAAGAAAGGAGAAAACGTATTAATCGTAGTAGGAGCTGAGAAAGTTCCTAGAGAGGTTTATGAAATAGCCCATTATAACGTTGCCGTTGGGAATCAACCACACAGCGAAGTTGCAGCATTAGCAGTATTTTTAGACAGATTACTTGAAGGAAAAGGTCTAAGAAAGAATTTCGAAGATGCTAAAGTCAAGATAATCCCTCAAGAGAGAGGAAAAAGAGTAATCTCTCTGGGAGGAGATGAACAATGTTAAATAAATACCGGTCTAGCATTAAAGACTACTTAGAAATTATCGTAAAGCCATTGGTAAAACTCGGACTCACTCCAAACCAACTTACATTTATTGGACTCGCTATTTCCCTTTTAGGTGCTTACTTTTTTGCTCAAGGTTTCCAAAGAAACGCTGCTATTATACTACTACTTGGATCTCTTATAGACGCTTTAGATGGAACATTAGCAAGATTGACAGGAAAAACCTCTCGTTTTGGCGCATTTCTAGATTCAACATTTGATAGGCTAAGCGATGCTGCAGTTTTATTTGGAATTGGTTATGGGAACTTGGTCGAATGGGAGGTTATAGTTATTGCATTAATTGGATCTTACTTAGTAAGCTACGAGAGATGTAGAGCAGAATTAGCTGGAAGTGGTAGCCTTGCTGTTGGAATAGCAGAGCGGGCTGAGAGACTGCTTATACTAATCATCACGGCCTTATTCAATAGAGTAGATATAGGAGTGTACACAGTGGCGATTTTAGCCTGGATAACTGTCTTTCAACGGCTGTGGGAGGCCAAGAAAAGGTTAAGCTAAAGAGAAAACGGGATGATGAAAATTTCGCTAGCGGATTTGTGAAGATCCCTGCCGTTACTGACCCTTTTTTTCTTTTTTCAAGCCTTGTTCTTTAGGGCAGGAGAGGTCAGCGTTTAACTCTTCAATTATTACCAATACCTCCCTTAAATCACTGATTACAAACTCACATTCCCTCCATGCCTCTTTTCTTTCTCCTTTTTTATCAAGGAGAATACTCAGCATCTCAACTTGTCTAGCACCAACACAATCCTTTAATGGATTGTCCCCTACATATATGGCTTCTTCACCTCTAATCCCAGCCTTTTTCAATGCAACTTCAAATATCCTGGGATGAGGCTTATAGAATCCAGCTTCCTCACTTGTAGTTATGCCATCAAATAAATGAATGATCCCAAGGGATTCAAGCTGTGCTTTTAGATAATCGTTATCAGAATCTGTGATAATACCAATATAATATCCCTCTCTCTTTAGCGTTTCAAGAGTTTCAACAACTTCATCATAAAGTTTTCCATACTTTTGGTGCATCCTTAAATGGATCTCCCAAAAATCAGGAGAAAATTCCAACCCATGTTTTTCTAGCAACGCTCTCAAAATTTCTTCTTCTATCATTCTGAGAGGTTTGTATGGCATCCCAGCATATTCTTTGAACTTCTCCCTTGTGCGTTCCTCATATTCCTCCCAAAACTTTAGAACATCTATATTTTCTGCTTTACTTTTATTAAGGACTTCCTTTATTATGTTTTGGTGAGTTATGTCTTCGTATTCTTTGCTGAGCAAAGTCCCAACGAAATCAAAAAATACTGCTCGTATCATGTTTATCACCGGTATAAGTTAGTTCTTTAGTTTAAAAATTCTCTAGTACAGAAGATACCAAGGCTCTGTCCCATCTATCAATAGATGTTGAAAAAATGACAGAATATCATCAACTTAATTATCAAATTCAGACATCTAAACAAAGAATACTAAAAAATATTTTTATAGAATCAAAAACCACTGAAAATATGACTTCATTGTGGAGGGATAGACATCAAGGCAATACTTCTCATCTGGAATGTAAAAGCTGCCGTTTTGGAAAAATTACCATTTGAGGGAAGTTTAACCTATGGAGAATATGACTTCATAGTACCTCTAGAATTTCATAGCATAGCAGAGCTTGAGGAATTCAAGAAAAGTCTTTCTGAATTAATTGGAAATAAAAATTTTAAGGTATATGTTGTTAAATGTTTCAAGATTCAATCAAAATAAGACAGGTCATAATTTTGAACTCATAAAACCTCTCTTTTTAAGCTCCTCATAAGCCTTTCGTAGAACCTCTCGGATTCTATATCTTTTATCAAGCCCACCAAGCTTATAGGCTGCTTTTCTGAGACTTCCCGAATGAAGAAACAATTTTAACAATGCAATTTCTTCAAATGTTAGGTTATCAAGGTATCTTAGCGCGTTTTCTGCTATCTCTATTGGGTTGTTCCCCTCATAAGGATAGTCTGCAGAAAGAATAGGTGTCTCCAAGACCTTAACAAGTTCAAATTCTACAACAGTTACTTCTGTCTCAGGCGTTATATTTTTATAATGGGTCTCAAGGGCACGTATAAGCTCTTCCCGAGTTTTAAATCCATCAATCTTAGCATCTTCATCCGTCAACTCACAAACTTTTTTTCTTTCAACTCGTTTTATTCTAGCCTTTCCAATGACATATCCTCCAGAATGAATAAGGACTTCATCTCCTGGAGCCAAGTTAATTTTCCGCCCTATTCTTATTGTGCTCCTCTTTTTCCTATTGAGAATAAGATCTTTATATTTACCATCAAATTTTAAATTTCTCACTTTACTCCCTCCTCGGAGCAAGGAGACGGAATTTTATCGCAATCACTCCATAACGATTTTCTTTCCATTTTGGGTACATATTGTGGAGTCTTTTTAGAGCTTGTTCAAAGCTTGGTTTATCAGGAAAAATTTTTTCCAAAGGTTCTTCTCTCAAAACTTGCCTAAAAGTTTCATATTTCTTAACAGAAACTACCTCCGCAGGAACTTCATTATTAAAAAGTATCTTATCTCTGGGCTTGATATTTTTAAGTTGAGGATAGGCCACCCTAACCTCTATCTTCTTTGCTCCGTTTTTTATCACTTCTAGATATTCATCTCTTACATAAAGTTTGTAAACTTTCATGGCACCTCGAATTTGATAGGAGAGAGCATTTAAAAAGGTTGCACAGAAAATGAAAAGCTTTAAATCATTTGATACCTAAATATATTAGGTGGAAAAGAAATGTTAAGAAAAGCCCAGAGCGCGCTTGAGTATCTCTTCATACTGGCTGCAGTTCTTATACTTGTTATGGTCACAATAAGAGTTATCTTCAGTAGCGTCCGCGCCATAAATTCCTCAGTTAGCGAATATGTTGACACTATCAAAGACAAAATTCTCGAAACATTGTGAGGTGATTTAATGGAGCTTCTTTTAGTAGCTCTGGGGGTTATTATGGGAATTCTCACTTCTTATACAGACGCCAAAACTGGATTTATCGATGACAAACATGTTTTTCCAATTGCAGGATTTGGAATCCTTTACTATCTATATCAAGGGTTTTTAGTAGAACATGATACATTTTATGCACTCTCTGGCATAATAGGCCTGGGAAGTGGCTTTTTATTGGGTTATCTCCTATACCTTATGGGTGGATGGGCAAGCGGAGATGTTGTGATCTTAATGGGATATTCCGCTCTTTTTCCGTATGCATCACGATATGCAAAAATTGTCCCTCCTTACTCTATGGCTTATCCTCTCCATGCAGTGACTCTCTTGTTGAATAGTATTTTAGTCATATTCCCGTTCATCCTTGTGTATTCGCTAGCAATGCTTGTAAAGAACAAAAAGACTTCTCAACTGAAAAAAATCTTTGTTGAGAAATGGTCTAGGTCATTTGAGTTCGCTCTTTGGGTTTCGGGAGCATTTGTTATACTTAGACTAACTCAAAATTTCGCAATCCTCAAAGACTCGATTTTTAGCCTTTTGATATGGGGAGCAACGATATTAGTACTGGCAAAACTTGAAAAAATTGGCGATCTTATCGGAGCTGGCCTTTTAATCTATGAGATAGTGTTTAATACTCCAGAAGTTATTTATACCTACTTAAGGATCGCCTTAATGTTCTATTTATTTAAGATATTCTTCTCTCTTATAAGTACTCTTCGAATCGAAGTATTAACAAAGAAAGTTACTGTAGATGAACTCAAGGAATGGGACATTCTTGGAGAGTGGATATATGAAAAAAACGGAGAAATTCACAGGGATAGAGAAAGTTCCCTTGATAAAATCTTCAGGGCTTTAAAAACCATGAACATGAAGGCACTGAAAATAGAATATAACAAATTAATTGCTTCTCCTACTGCTGAGGGACTCACCAAGGAAAATATCGAAACTCTAAGGAGACTTGTAGAAGAAGGAAAACTTGAAAACGAGTTTTTAATCAGAAAAGCAATGCCCTTTGCACCTGCTCTCTTTCTGGGATTCCTAATTTCAATATTCTATGGAGATCTGTTTTGGTTGTTATTGCTGAAAACCAATGGTCTGTGAGGATTAAAATTTTTAAGTCATGTCTAAGTACTGTTATTCAAGATAATTAATCCATTTGCAAAGGGATGATGAGCTTTTGCTTTGCTGACAATGATGAACACGCCCTTCTCTGACCTATCTCCTGTCTTTTAGGATCTTCTCAATAATATCTTTCACTTCATAAAGATCTTTTGCCAAATAGTCCCCTTCAACACCTTCATGTGGATTTATAGCTATACTGACGTCAGCAACTTTAAACATAGCTATGTCGTTGTGTCCGTCTCCAACAGCTATTGTAAGATCAGGTTTAAGTTTTTCTCTGAGTTCAAGCAGAATATCACCTTTATTTCTAAAATCTACCCAAGGAAGCACATCTCCCGTAACTTTCCCCTCATCATCAAAGACAAGTTCATTAGCATAAACAAAGTCTGCTTTAAGTTCTCTCCCAATTCTCTCTGCCAGACATTTAAGGCCCCCACTGATTATAGCTATTTTGAACCCATTTTCCTTCAAAAACTTAAACAACTCTTCAACTCCATCAAAATACTCCACAGAATTGGCCCATTCCATAATTTCTTCCCTTGTTCGACCTTTCCACAGGGAAGCATCTAACTTTGCCCATGTGGCATAGTCAAATTCTCCCTTAAAAAACCGCTCTGCATATTCTGCACCCTTATCCCATGTGCCAAACCTCTTATGAAGCTCAACCCAACTGGATTTCGATTTCACTAATGTCCCTTCAAGATCGAATGCTATCAAATACATCCTATCCCCTCCATCCATACTCACCCACTAATGGAACAAATGCAACTCCACCATGGTTTTTTACCTTTACTTTATTATCTTCATTTATCTTTATGACTTCAAGGAGCTCCTGCCACAAATGATACCCCCCAACCGGAATCAAAAGCTTCCCTCCAACTTTAAGTTGTTCTATCAGTGGTTCGGGGACTTTAGGAGCCCCCGCAGTTACTATGATCCTATCATATGGTGCTTTTGGTGGAAATCCCTTAGTGCCATCTCCCAGT
Protein-coding regions in this window:
- a CDS encoding nicotinamide-nucleotide adenylyltransferase, with the translated sequence MKMRGLFVGRFQPVHNGHLKALEYVFGQVEEVIIGIGSAQVSHTLKNPFTASERMEMLIRALDEKNIPRGKYFLVALPDINFNSIWAPYVEAMVPKFDVVFTGNSLVAQLFRERGYKVVVQPIFRKDILSATEIRRRMIEGEPWEELVPKSVVKYIKEIKGVERIRMLATDLEKNEKELQAPIRIPEF
- a CDS encoding ArsR/SmtB family transcription factor, with translation MITVAQDIERLAKKLDALGHPLRLRIVSLLARENRAMYLNEIANALEINRALAKVHLKKLKAAGIVKSKVVLDEERGKALRFYELVPFDLHLSPDILKEVVE
- a CDS encoding transglutaminase domain-containing protein, translating into MSYLKLIPLIIIFLVIFSGCLVKEPAKVDITVDKSVVKEGDVFHLIVRINNTGKVAITGVNLYLSNPGFKILQAPKFNTPLKVGESREFIWIIKAPENPSRYILKASVEVIDELQRTWGGFYKEFIMNIVEKESEIPLLGILNTAIVSPTEVEGGKEFQLEILFENLGNAPVTIKEITFDLLEGMEIVKSSDIPENIPPGEQLKVIYMLKTPYMPKTGYITISITYNEGNQEKREFKNRFLKIVWTPWKYDKETLKRAYGEEYYWIELQYLVDGYWKEKFNSSSVVEMEILRNIALPTVEGAKSEIEAAQKVYNLITAKYSLGNQTTSLNPSVILSKKEISHEEATVLFTGILRALNIPARVVSLYNGSDCTENPISEFYSGGKWHVIDFKRGFFGSREEYLATPYFPKIYQMLTQGPYNLVAHAPEEMKGHEHIDLTPEYLANIENDLREIVNNKLSPLLRPRLPMVLVDMNKNERIFTLFLFASAPEKELNLIFQKTTPKNLAKNIDALYKFYKDKPWPEDFKEYWDILKEVYK
- a CDS encoding SAM hydrolase/SAM-dependent halogenase family protein gives rise to the protein MITLTTDFGIKGPYVGEMKGAILTINPEARIIDITHSITRHSILEGSFVMEQVVKYFPPNTIHIGVIDPGVGTERRAIIVEGDQFLVLPDNGLATLPLKWIKPKAAYEINLKKIEGIIGRPISSTFHGRDVFGPAGALLDLGYEPSRLGKEIDLERIVKLDIEPKKKDNFWILKVIYIDDFGNIILNLEDYGKPEYIKILGKEILYLETYGKVKPGELLALPGSHDYLEIAVNQGSAAELLELRVGDEVEVELVYKEG
- a CDS encoding MFS transporter, which encodes MRWSEIPRDAKAYMLYHTIIAPQLIVWTLLPLYMMYSGYSVLEVGAFFTIVNIIAIPLTYLLGRAFNHWDIKKGLIVIDALDGIAYLLYGFSKGVIAPFMLFAGRTFEKLSTVLYPLYRAYEQIIYPQDKYEEIFAWHLRLPEISRLITFPILGYIFGYVWNTADHYRLAFLFFGLLSIPTIAYIWLFLPSVRKEERITPEEFTFKVSEFKLLLIFETLLTLAWALAPEIVLINYVVFVLHKTIFEVTLIALATSLASIIATYVSERIPKEKGFQVIGFGMFLSAVYALVMTLSPPFWLALLVYAIGDFGDILWFPFYRSWMFKLIPKERASEFHAAITSYRRLIGLFTPFIAGALASLHATLPYTASLVLFIVTGLIFIRLSRPKA
- the pgsA gene encoding archaetidylinositol phosphate synthase — protein: MLNKYRSSIKDYLEIIVKPLVKLGLTPNQLTFIGLAISLLGAYFFAQGFQRNAAIILLLGSLIDALDGTLARLTGKTSRFGAFLDSTFDRLSDAAVLFGIGYGNLVEWEVIVIALIGSYLVSYERCRAELAGSGSLAVGIAERAERLLILIITALFNRVDIGVYTVAILAWITVFQRLWEAKKRLS
- a CDS encoding tRNA (cytidine(56)-2'-O)-methyltransferase, encoding MIAILRLGHRPERDKRMTTHVALTARAFGADKVIIAAEKDEHVYESVVDVTKRWGGPFEIEFDPQWRRLLREWKGKIVHLTMYGIHIDDALPRIKEDLKKGENVLIVVGAEKVPREVYEIAHYNVAVGNQPHSEVAALAVFLDRLLEGKGLRKNFEDAKVKIIPQERGKRVISLGGDEQC
- a CDS encoding TIGR02253 family HAD-type hydrolase; the encoded protein is MIRAVFFDFVGTLLSKEYEDITHQNIIKEVLNKSKAENIDVLKFWEEYEERTREKFKEYAGMPYKPLRMIEEEILRALLEKHGLEFSPDFWEIHLRMHQKYGKLYDEVVETLETLKREGYYIGIITDSDNDYLKAQLESLGIIHLFDGITTSEEAGFYKPHPRIFEVALKKAGIRGEEAIYVGDNPLKDCVGARQVEMLSILLDKKGERKEAWRECEFVISDLREVLVIIEELNADLSCPKEQGLKKEKKGQ
- a CDS encoding ASCH domain-containing protein, whose protein sequence is MRNLKFDGKYKDLILNRKKRSTIRIGRKINLAPGDEVLIHSGGYVIGKARIKRVERKKVCELTDEDAKIDGFKTREELIRALETHYKNITPETEVTVVEFELVKVLETPILSADYPYEGNNPIEIAENALRYLDNLTFEEIALLKLFLHSGSLRKAAYKLGGLDKRYRIREVLRKAYEELKKRGFMSSKL
- a CDS encoding DNA alkylation repair protein, with translation MIMIEDILDILASLGDKRNVEGMKRFGITSSSKILGVPKPKLRELARKIGTDHELALKLWESNIHEARILASMIAEPEKVDEDLMEYWVKDFDNWDLCDQCVMNLFWRTKFAYKKAIEWSQREEEFVRRAGFALMAKLAISDKKASDEKFEKFFPYIFEGAKDERNYVKKAVSWVLRQIGKRNLYLNKKAIGLAEEIKKLGTKSARYIATETLRELRSEKVQRRFLSREIGV